CGGCACGCACGCCCGCAGCTCGGCGGCGAGCCCGTCGAGCAGCACCGCCAGCCGGCGCAGGCCGGGCTCGGCCAGGGCGGCCTCGACCGGCGCCCCCGCCGCGGCCACGAGCTCGTGGTCGAGGCCGCCCCACCCCGTCACCGCCACCTCGTGCAGCCAGGCGCGGGCGGCGGCGCGGGCCGGGGACCCGGCGCCCGGGGGCTCGGCCGCGCCGGGCGTCCAGGGGGCGCGGGCCCGGCCCAGCGCGGTGTCGAGCTGCCCGAGCAGCGCTTCGTGGGCGGCGCCGAGCAGCGCGCACCGGGCGCCGGCGAGGGCGAGGAGGTGTTCCTCGGCCACCGAACCGGCGGTCACCTTGGCCACCGCCTCGGCGAGCCGGTCGCCGAGTGGGGTGCTGGTCAGCGCGCCGGCCAGGGCGGCCAGCGCGGCGGCGTCGTCCTCACCCACCCGGGCGAGGCCGCGGAGCAGGGCGTCGTCGAGGTCGGCGACCAGGTCGAGGGCGTCGGTCAGGCCGGTCGGGGTGCCGTCGCGCAGGACGGCGAGCTGTGTGCCGAGCATCAGCGGGCCGCCCCGGTGGCCGGGAACCAGTGCAGCTCGGGCAGGGGGACCGTGCTGCCGGGCAGTTCCAGGTAGGACAGGTGGCGCAGGAAGCGGCTGAACACGACGGCGGCGGGGGTCGGCTCGTGCCGCCCGTCCAGCGCGGCGAGCAGCTCCCGGGCGGTTTCCGTCCCCGCGCCGACGTCCACCCGCAGGTAGCGGGCGACCCGGTCGGCGCCGTACTGCAGCAGTGCCTCGTCGGCCAGGGCGTGCAGGTGCTTGCACGGCGCGCCGCGCAGCCCGCCGCAGGGACGGTTGTTGTTGGTGCTGCAGTGGTAGGCGTGGGTGCCCGAGGCGATCGACGAGACGTAGACCCGGTCGACGTCCGACCCGCTGGAGACCACGCCCTGCAACCGCCCGTCGGCCAACTCCACGAAGGGCACCTTGGCCAGCTTGCGGGGCCGCGCCGGCGGCACCACCCGCACCGTGCTGCGCCGTCGCCACGCGGTCCGTTCCGCGTCAGCCACTGTCCGACCTCCCGTCCGCCGCTCCCGGCGCCGCCCATGACCATCCGGACGCCGGAGGGGGCGCCGGCGTCGCTGTGACGACAAGGATCATGGACCACGGGTACGACACGACCCCGGTCGGGTTTGCGGACGGCGGCCGCCCGGGGACCGCCCGTCCCCCGTTCGGACACGCCGAATCACGGCTCGCTTAAATAAGCCTGGCGTGATAGAAACTGTCCGTGCACGCCTTCGACGTACTCGGTGACCCGGTGCGACGCCGCATCCTCGAACTGCTCACCGACGGCGAGATCACCGCCGGCGGGCTGTGCGACGTGATCCGGCGGGAGTTCGGGATCTCCCAGCCGGCCGTCTCCCAGCACCTCAAGGTGCTGCGGGACAACGGCTTCGCCACCGTGCGGGCGGAGGGGACCCGACGTCTCTACGCCGTCGATCCCCGGCCGCTGCGGGAGGTCGACCGCTGGCTCGACCACTTCCGCCGGTTCTGGACGCCACCCCTGCACGCCCTCGCCACCGAGCTGGCCCGAGGCAAGCGCGAACGGCGGCTGCGCGAGCAGCCGCCCACGACAGACGACACGACCGACCACGGGAGAGACCGATGATCGACGCGACCGAACAGATCAACGCCGTACGCCGCCAGCTCGGCCGGCGGGTGCTGGAGGCCGGCGAGGCCCGGGTGATGACCATCAGCCAGACGTACGACGCGCCGCTGGAAGACGTCTGGGACGCCTGCACCAACGCCGAACGGATCCCCCGCTGGTTCATGCCGGTCTCCGGTGACCTGCGGCTGGATGGCCGCTACCAACTGGAGGGCAACGCCGGCGGCACGATCGAGCGCTGCGACCCGCCGAAGGGCTTCGCCGCCACCTGGGAGTTCGGCGGCGAGGTGAGCTGGATCGAGGTGCGGCTGACGCCGGTCGAGGACGGCCGGACCCGGTTCGAGCTGGAGCACGTCGCGCACGTCG
The nucleotide sequence above comes from Micromonospora sp. M71_S20. Encoded proteins:
- a CDS encoding helix-turn-helix transcriptional regulator, with product MHAFDVLGDPVRRRILELLTDGEITAGGLCDVIRREFGISQPAVSQHLKVLRDNGFATVRAEGTRRLYAVDPRPLREVDRWLDHFRRFWTPPLHALATELARGKRERRLREQPPTTDDTTDHGRDR
- a CDS encoding SRPBCC family protein; amino-acid sequence: MIDATEQINAVRRQLGRRVLEAGEARVMTISQTYDAPLEDVWDACTNAERIPRWFMPVSGDLRLDGRYQLEGNAGGTIERCDPPKGFAATWEFGGEVSWIEVRLTPVEDGRTRFELEHVAHVDQERWDQFGPGALGVGWDLALLGLASHLAADGSGVTPEESEAWSVSEQGRQFVTASSERWGEASVADGTDAEAARGAVERTTAFYTGAPAA